From Draconibacterium halophilum, one genomic window encodes:
- a CDS encoding ThuA domain-containing protein: MKKPLLLVVFSLLAYVVLAQPTKVMLVTGGHSFDSLQFFQLFDRMTELEYEHFAQPEANNKIANGIADDFDVLVFYDMWNNISAEQKAAYIRLTKQGKPFLFLHHSLVSYQNWPAFEEIIGGRYIEQNKNIPDDEWSEYEHDVWVYCTVENYTPVTAGFRELRFFDEVYDNIRISDNVKPLLRTRHPKSADFVAWENRFNASTIIYIQAGHDKRTYETEEYQRLLLQAIQYLKNSDKSKL; encoded by the coding sequence ATGAAGAAACCTTTACTTCTCGTTGTTTTCAGCCTTCTTGCATATGTTGTTTTGGCTCAACCAACAAAAGTAATGTTGGTTACCGGCGGGCATAGTTTTGATTCCCTCCAGTTCTTTCAACTATTCGACCGGATGACGGAATTAGAGTATGAACACTTTGCGCAACCCGAGGCGAACAATAAAATTGCAAATGGCATAGCCGACGATTTTGATGTGCTCGTTTTTTACGATATGTGGAACAACATTTCTGCTGAACAGAAAGCTGCATACATCCGCCTGACTAAACAAGGCAAACCATTTCTGTTTTTGCATCATTCCTTAGTTTCTTATCAAAACTGGCCGGCTTTTGAGGAAATTATTGGCGGCCGCTATATTGAGCAAAATAAAAATATCCCGGATGATGAATGGTCGGAATACGAACACGATGTTTGGGTGTATTGTACAGTTGAAAATTACACGCCTGTAACTGCCGGATTTCGTGAACTGCGTTTTTTCGACGAGGTTTACGATAATATCCGAATCTCCGATAATGTGAAACCTTTGCTGCGAACCCGGCATCCTAAAAGTGCAGATTTCGTGGCATGGGAGAACCGTTTTAATGCCTCAACTATAATATATATTCAGGCCGGCCACGATAAACGTACCTACGAAACTGAAGAGTACCAACGACTTTTATTACAAGCTATTCAATACCTAAAAAACTCAGATAAATCAAAATTATGA
- a CDS encoding MFS transporter, translating into MKDVNQKRLFVAACLALLVTAITFAIRAKIEGVFTDDYGLSKEDVGRAFGPAFWGFAVAMFAGGYFIDLVKTKTIIWLAFGLHLVGIVLLLMAKDFTSLFIANVFIGLGNGSVEAACNPLVATLFPDKKTKMLNRFHVWFPGGIVIGSLLAAVVMDSLNLPWQVLVGLLFIPLVIYGVLFFGQKIPETERVTTGVSYKEMMRNIGAPYTITLAVVFMILVATTPSIASLVTANYATPLIIVGLITALIIIEGRLVNKITLLFPFIFGCMLLTASTELGTTQWINALLADNGIHPMIVLAVVTGLMAVGRYFAGGLIHRLNPPGVLLGSAVFSVIGLLLLSVSSGAVMTVLSAAVFAVGVCYFWPTMIGVASEYIPKSGALGMSILGGAGFVATSMVLPIMGKSIETAGAQITLRNMAVLPLILVVAFIILNIIVRKSHSK; encoded by the coding sequence ATGAAAGATGTAAATCAGAAGCGGCTTTTTGTCGCTGCATGTCTTGCTTTGCTTGTTACGGCTATAACTTTTGCCATCCGGGCAAAAATTGAGGGCGTATTTACGGATGATTACGGATTGTCGAAAGAAGATGTTGGTCGTGCATTTGGACCGGCATTCTGGGGATTTGCCGTAGCCATGTTTGCCGGTGGGTATTTTATCGACCTGGTTAAAACAAAAACCATTATATGGTTGGCTTTTGGACTTCATCTGGTAGGTATTGTTCTCTTGCTTATGGCAAAAGATTTTACCTCGTTATTTATTGCAAATGTCTTTATCGGCCTTGGAAACGGAAGTGTTGAGGCTGCCTGTAATCCCCTTGTGGCAACACTGTTTCCGGATAAAAAGACTAAAATGCTTAACAGGTTCCATGTTTGGTTCCCCGGAGGAATTGTAATCGGTAGCTTGCTGGCAGCGGTAGTTATGGATTCACTTAATCTGCCCTGGCAGGTATTGGTAGGCTTGCTGTTTATTCCTCTTGTTATCTACGGCGTATTATTTTTCGGACAAAAAATACCCGAAACTGAACGCGTGACAACAGGAGTTTCCTATAAAGAAATGATGCGCAATATTGGTGCGCCATATACCATAACACTGGCAGTTGTATTTATGATTTTGGTTGCAACAACGCCTTCAATTGCCTCCCTTGTTACCGCCAATTATGCCACTCCTTTAATTATTGTTGGTCTTATAACGGCATTAATTATTATTGAAGGGCGCCTGGTGAATAAAATCACTTTATTGTTTCCGTTTATTTTTGGCTGTATGCTGCTTACTGCTTCAACAGAACTGGGCACCACACAATGGATAAATGCACTGTTGGCTGATAACGGTATTCACCCAATGATTGTACTGGCTGTTGTTACCGGATTAATGGCGGTTGGTCGTTATTTTGCAGGCGGCTTAATTCACCGGTTGAACCCCCCTGGCGTATTGCTTGGTTCTGCCGTTTTTTCGGTTATAGGACTATTATTACTTAGTGTCTCAAGTGGTGCCGTTATGACTGTTTTATCAGCAGCTGTATTCGCCGTTGGAGTATGTTATTTCTGGCCAACAATGATTGGAGTTGCATCAGAATATATACCAAAAAGCGGCGCCCTGGGAATGTCGATACTTGGCGGGGCAGGATTTGTTGCCACATCAATGGTTTTGCCTATTATGGGAAAATCAATTGAAACAGCCGGAGCTCAGATAACATTGCGCAACATGGCAGTGTTACCACTAATTCTGGTTGTCGCATTTATTATCCTGAATATAATTGTCCGAAAGTCACATTCGAAATAA